A genomic segment from Nicotiana sylvestris chromosome 1, ASM39365v2, whole genome shotgun sequence encodes:
- the LOC104236132 gene encoding serine/threonine-protein kinase PBL35-like: protein MQDLNGVLCDFGTVKPAAGAENDSRFSFGYADPFYVAHGIASEEVDIYSMGIIILQLVSQWEDVTVRQRPEDNSRIKKLKQWLGKEKDNSADEEEYNFVFWCEEKNKRKGHVVHERLISNGCSKKDARAITQLGLDCVHREQSVRPTIDQVIDVLQRLNQRRGCLAIF from the exons ATGCAGGATTTGAATGGAGTTCTGTGTGACTTTGGGACAGTGAAACCAGCTGCAGGCGCAGAAAATGATAGTCGTTTCAGTTTTGGATATGCTGACCCTTTTTATGTAGCTCATG GTATAGCCTCAGAAGAGGTCGATATTTACAGTATGGGGATCATAATTCTACAGTTGGTCAGTCAATGGGAAGATGTTACTGTAAGACAGAGACCGGAGGACAATAGCCGGATTAAGAAGTTGAAGCAGTGGCTTGGAAAGGAAAAAGACAATTCAGCAGATGAGGAGGAGTATAATTTTGTTTTTTGGTgtgaagaaaaaaacaaaaggaaagggcATGTTGTCCATGAGAGACTTATAAGCAATGGATGCAGTAAGAAGGATGCGAGAGCAATAACACAACTGGGATTGGATTGTGTCCATCGTGAGCAGAGTGTGCGTCCAACCATTGATCAAGTAATTGATGTCTTACAGCGATTGAACCAGAGGCGTGGGTGTCTAGCAATTTTTTGA